A part of Myxococcus landrumus genomic DNA contains:
- a CDS encoding DUF4956 domain-containing protein: protein MEVSLPSLFESAKAEMSALSITVMLPRMLAAAFIGALLSLRPWRLPMRRPLPKADMVQAQVLLCAAAAVITAVIGDSVAKAFGLVGLGGFVRFRSGLKDPRDAAILFLMIGLGMACGHGSLGLAGVGTVFVATLLFVLDLFNREAPGGVMKQRLLVSAQADDLVSAEATLRSALGERNVLVKSCALDFDGRRLELEVEEPVPGSLTAALGRTEGMPLRGLRWTAVSPKGGREELT from the coding sequence ATGGAGGTTTCGCTTCCCTCGCTCTTCGAAAGCGCCAAGGCGGAGATGAGTGCCTTGTCCATCACCGTGATGCTGCCGCGCATGCTCGCGGCGGCGTTCATCGGCGCGCTGCTGTCCCTGCGTCCGTGGCGGCTGCCCATGCGCAGGCCCCTGCCGAAGGCGGACATGGTCCAGGCGCAGGTGCTGCTGTGCGCCGCGGCGGCGGTCATCACCGCGGTCATCGGCGACAGCGTGGCCAAGGCGTTTGGCCTGGTGGGCCTGGGCGGCTTCGTGCGCTTCCGCTCGGGACTGAAGGACCCGCGCGACGCCGCCATCCTCTTCCTGATGATTGGCCTGGGCATGGCCTGTGGCCACGGAAGCCTGGGGCTCGCGGGCGTGGGCACCGTGTTCGTGGCGACGCTGCTGTTCGTCCTCGACCTGTTCAACCGCGAGGCGCCTGGCGGCGTGATGAAGCAGCGGCTGCTCGTCTCCGCGCAGGCCGATGACCTGGTGAGCGCGGAGGCCACGCTGAGGAGCGCGCTGGGCGAGCGCAACGTGCTGGTGAAGAGCTGCGCGCTCGACTTCGACGGGCGCCGGCTGGAGCTGGAAGTGGAGGAGCCCGTGCCTGGCTCGCTGACCGCGGCGCTGGGACGCACGGAGGGAATGCCCCTGCGGGGGCTGAGATGGACGGCGGTGAGCCCCAAAGGGGGACGGGAGGAGCTGACATGA
- a CDS encoding VTC domain-containing protein, whose amino-acid sequence MLSFSEGEVTRLRREFKLVLEEQAALALCQRLSEDLGGVVPEPTRIASVYFDRPGCPLAERALRSPEDCLKVRTKEYAPDIGAEGVERVVLEVKRERHGLTQKRRVWVPRSELGRVLGGGTRLLPLITGGSLSPVLAVTYQRHVYPSSGGWRVTVDRDIGYHQIAPEVAMSQFALSSERLGPPLSREGRVVVEVKHLGQELPDWLASLNPGGTPTYSKFAEGMARVHAFVVDGVARG is encoded by the coding sequence ATGCTCTCGTTCTCCGAGGGGGAAGTGACCAGGCTCCGGCGTGAGTTCAAGCTGGTGCTGGAGGAGCAAGCGGCGCTGGCGCTGTGCCAGCGCTTGTCGGAGGACCTGGGTGGGGTGGTGCCGGAGCCCACGCGCATCGCCTCCGTGTACTTCGACCGTCCGGGCTGTCCGCTGGCGGAGCGCGCGCTGCGCTCCCCCGAGGACTGCCTCAAGGTGCGCACGAAGGAGTACGCACCGGACATCGGCGCCGAGGGCGTGGAGCGCGTGGTGCTCGAGGTGAAGCGCGAGCGCCATGGACTCACGCAGAAGCGGCGCGTCTGGGTGCCGCGCTCGGAGCTGGGGCGCGTGCTGGGCGGAGGCACCCGGCTGTTGCCACTCATCACCGGGGGAAGCCTGTCGCCGGTGCTGGCGGTGACGTACCAGCGCCATGTGTATCCCTCATCGGGAGGCTGGCGGGTGACGGTGGACCGGGACATCGGCTACCACCAGATTGCCCCTGAAGTAGCGATGTCACAGTTTGCCCTGTCGAGCGAGCGGCTGGGACCGCCGCTGTCGCGGGAAGGGCGGGTGGTGGTGGAGGTGAAGCACCTGGGGCAGGAGCTGCCGGACTGGCTTGCGTCGCTCAATCCTGGAGGGACGCCGACGTACAGCAAGTTCGCGGAGGGGATGGCGAGGGTTCACGCCTTCGTCGTGGATGGGGTCGCGAGGGGATAG
- a CDS encoding rhodanese-like domain-containing protein: MPVPEITPTRLAELLSGPAESRPALLDVRFPNEHAYVALPDSVLIPLPELDERAEELEALRGRTVVVYCHHGVRSLSGAAYLMSLGMEAVSLRGGIDLYSLQVDPKLPRY, from the coding sequence ATGCCCGTCCCTGAAATCACCCCCACCCGTCTCGCCGAGCTCCTCTCGGGCCCCGCCGAGTCCCGCCCCGCCCTGCTGGACGTGCGCTTCCCGAACGAGCACGCCTACGTCGCGCTGCCGGACTCGGTGCTCATTCCCCTGCCGGAGCTGGACGAGCGCGCCGAGGAGCTGGAGGCCCTGCGAGGCCGCACAGTCGTTGTCTACTGCCACCACGGCGTGCGCAGCCTGAGCGGCGCCGCATACCTGATGTCCCTGGGGATGGAGGCCGTGTCGCTGCGAGGGGGCATCGACCTGTACTCGCTCCAGGTCGACCCCAAGCTGCCTCGCTACTGA
- a CDS encoding serine/threonine protein kinase — protein sequence MNPQSFGKYQLLKKLATGGMAEVWLARQMGIEGFQKNLVVKRILPHLAEDREFVEMFRNEALIAARFNHPNIAQVYEFGEANGTYYIAMEYIHGEDLGRVMRKAASAGQWIARPLAIRIVADACQGLHYAHSRTDDAGRPLRVVHRDISPQNILISFDGSVKLVDFGIAKAADQASLTKSGAIKGKFAYMAPEQAAGKALDGRADIFAIGLVLYELLTGVRPLKRDSELATLQAAMECAIEPPSRVADVPGDMDPVVMRAVTKSADDRYRDARQFQTALEDILFAQHWAAGSVQISELMETLFADRLSQEKAQGQVLPVDDEASGNSGSPVPPSPPPQERGRSRPSSADMSWEAPPGESSVPRERGRGQPPRTTPPPPPRRTGTSAQPVVEEDPGEWDAPSGVMEVPQRRRGGTSDSMRRPSNANVTQVGRTSSRSDIRSADTTSPGEPPPQPPPRRSMTRATPAVEVDAPPPPRSRSSVSLDLDERTRMDDDDEDDERTRLPPPEPSPPPRRRTGMQSQVSVPEAPPRRRTSSRAEMPAPPPPSRSRASMAAAPAVRPEDEVERAISDDSRRTRRTMATRNIATLGFIVGLLAVVAIFHKPILAVLNSTASDGQGVRLTINTNERVKVSVRHSERCGGPNLVTELGPTPLTLVSGAHLQDTLILENEQQGIYKEDADTLAFGEPGQAKVLTHEFRRGQLQLLLKPDTVRGITVRRNGQEVGIYQGQGGSKGLKIELMEGKHKLELSGGPLKDPFIFEVDIKPNSVNRDTQDLSAFIG from the coding sequence ATGAACCCTCAATCTTTCGGGAAATATCAGCTCCTGAAGAAGCTTGCCACCGGCGGCATGGCCGAGGTGTGGCTGGCTCGTCAGATGGGCATCGAGGGGTTCCAAAAGAACCTCGTCGTCAAGCGCATCCTTCCTCATCTCGCGGAAGACCGTGAGTTCGTGGAGATGTTCCGCAACGAAGCGCTTATTGCCGCGCGCTTCAACCATCCGAACATCGCGCAGGTCTACGAGTTCGGAGAGGCGAACGGGACCTATTACATCGCCATGGAGTACATCCACGGCGAGGACCTGGGCCGCGTCATGCGCAAGGCGGCCAGCGCGGGGCAGTGGATTGCCCGGCCGCTGGCCATCCGCATCGTCGCGGATGCGTGCCAGGGTCTGCACTACGCGCACAGCCGCACGGACGACGCGGGCCGGCCGCTGCGCGTGGTGCACCGGGATATCTCCCCGCAGAACATCCTGATCAGCTTCGACGGCTCGGTGAAGCTGGTGGACTTCGGCATCGCCAAGGCGGCCGACCAGGCGTCGCTGACGAAGTCGGGCGCCATCAAGGGCAAGTTCGCGTACATGGCGCCGGAGCAGGCGGCGGGCAAGGCGCTGGATGGCCGCGCGGACATCTTCGCCATCGGCCTGGTGCTCTACGAGCTGCTCACCGGGGTGCGCCCGCTCAAGCGGGACTCGGAGCTGGCCACGCTCCAGGCCGCCATGGAGTGCGCCATCGAGCCGCCGTCGCGCGTGGCGGACGTGCCGGGAGACATGGACCCGGTGGTGATGCGGGCCGTCACCAAGAGCGCGGATGACCGCTACCGGGACGCGCGGCAGTTCCAGACGGCGCTGGAGGACATCCTCTTCGCGCAGCACTGGGCCGCGGGCTCGGTGCAAATCTCCGAGCTGATGGAGACGTTGTTCGCCGACCGGCTGAGCCAGGAGAAGGCCCAGGGCCAGGTGTTGCCGGTGGACGACGAGGCGTCGGGCAACTCGGGCTCGCCCGTGCCTCCCTCGCCTCCGCCGCAGGAGCGGGGACGGAGCCGCCCGTCGTCGGCGGACATGAGCTGGGAGGCTCCGCCCGGAGAGTCCTCCGTTCCGCGAGAGCGGGGCCGTGGCCAGCCGCCCCGGACCACGCCGCCCCCGCCGCCGCGCCGCACGGGCACGTCGGCGCAGCCGGTGGTGGAGGAGGATCCAGGCGAGTGGGATGCGCCGTCGGGTGTCATGGAGGTGCCCCAGCGTCGTCGGGGCGGGACCTCGGACTCGATGCGCCGGCCCAGCAACGCGAATGTCACCCAGGTGGGGCGCACCAGCTCCCGCTCGGACATCCGCAGCGCCGACACCACCAGCCCCGGTGAGCCTCCGCCCCAGCCTCCGCCGCGCCGCTCCATGACGCGCGCGACGCCCGCGGTGGAGGTGGATGCGCCTCCTCCGCCTCGTTCCCGCTCCTCCGTGTCGCTGGATTTGGACGAGCGCACGCGGATGGACGACGACGACGAGGACGACGAGAGGACCCGGCTTCCTCCGCCGGAGCCCTCGCCGCCGCCTCGCCGCCGCACGGGGATGCAGTCCCAGGTGTCGGTCCCCGAGGCTCCGCCGCGCCGCAGGACCTCCAGCCGCGCGGAGATGCCGGCACCGCCTCCGCCGTCGCGCTCACGTGCCTCCATGGCCGCCGCGCCCGCGGTGCGCCCGGAGGACGAGGTCGAGCGGGCCATCTCGGATGACTCGCGCCGCACGCGCCGCACCATGGCGACGCGCAACATCGCGACCCTGGGCTTCATCGTGGGGCTCCTCGCGGTGGTGGCCATCTTCCACAAGCCCATCCTCGCGGTGCTCAACTCCACCGCCTCGGACGGGCAGGGTGTGCGGCTCACCATCAACACCAACGAGCGGGTGAAGGTGTCGGTGCGCCACTCGGAGCGCTGTGGCGGTCCGAACCTCGTCACCGAGCTGGGCCCGACGCCGCTGACGCTGGTGTCGGGGGCGCACCTGCAGGACACGCTCATCCTGGAGAACGAGCAGCAGGGCATCTACAAGGAGGACGCGGACACGCTGGCGTTTGGCGAGCCCGGTCAGGCCAAGGTGCTCACCCACGAGTTCCGCCGCGGCCAGCTCCAGTTGTTGCTCAAGCCGGACACCGTGCGCGGCATCACCGTGCGCCGCAACGGCCAGGAAGTGGGCATCTACCAGGGCCAGGGTGGCAGCAAGGGCCTGAAAATCGAGCTGATGGAGGGCAAGCACAAGCTCGAGCTGAGCGGGGGGCCGCTGAAGGACCCGTTCATCTTCGAGGTCGACATCAAGCCCAACTCCGTCAACCGCGACACGCAGGACCTGTCCGCCTTCATCGGCTAG
- a CDS encoding HesB/IscA family protein gives MDTTTTTPDTSQAPQAAPQVAVRLTEAAVRQVKEVIKAQGFEGYFFSIRVVPAGCSGLGYDLNLVKESKAGDIVWEQDGVKLATDGMSGQYLGGTEIDYVSAITGSGFKFNNPNAKSSCGCGTSFTT, from the coding sequence ATGGATACCACGACGACGACCCCCGACACCTCGCAGGCCCCCCAGGCCGCCCCGCAGGTGGCTGTCCGCTTGACCGAGGCCGCCGTGCGGCAGGTGAAGGAGGTCATCAAGGCCCAGGGCTTCGAGGGCTACTTCTTCTCCATCCGCGTCGTCCCCGCCGGCTGCAGCGGCCTGGGCTACGACTTGAACCTGGTCAAGGAGTCGAAGGCCGGCGACATCGTCTGGGAGCAGGACGGCGTGAAGCTCGCCACCGACGGCATGAGCGGCCAGTACCTGGGCGGCACGGAGATCGACTACGTCTCCGCCATCACCGGCTCCGGCTTCAAGTTCAACAACCCGAACGCGAAGTCGTCGTGCGGCTGCGGCACGTCGTTCACGACCTGA
- a CDS encoding acyl-CoA thioesterase, translating into MQDMTPKRAKDTEVVMTQLILPPDANNLNAAFGGKVMQWIDICGAVAAQRHCRQVVVTASMDDLHFHAPIKVGMVALLHSRVLAAFRTSMEVGVTVHAENPLTGERTLTTSALLTFVAIDKDGQRVQVPPLLTETDTEREAFQEAQERRVQRLARQKANQSWLKVMNPIAGA; encoded by the coding sequence ATGCAGGACATGACGCCCAAGCGAGCCAAGGACACGGAGGTGGTGATGACTCAGCTCATCCTCCCTCCGGATGCCAACAACCTGAACGCCGCGTTCGGCGGGAAGGTGATGCAGTGGATCGACATCTGCGGGGCGGTGGCCGCCCAGCGTCACTGCCGGCAGGTCGTCGTCACCGCGTCCATGGATGACCTGCACTTCCACGCCCCCATCAAGGTGGGCATGGTGGCGCTGCTGCACTCGCGCGTGCTGGCCGCCTTCCGCACCTCGATGGAGGTCGGCGTGACGGTGCACGCGGAGAATCCCCTCACCGGCGAGCGCACGCTCACCACCAGCGCGCTGCTCACCTTCGTGGCCATCGACAAGGACGGCCAGCGCGTCCAGGTGCCGCCGCTGCTGACGGAGACGGACACGGAGCGGGAAGCCTTCCAGGAAGCGCAGGAGCGGCGCGTGCAGCGCCTCGCGCGACAGAAGGCCAATCAATCCTGGCTGAAGGTGATGAACCCCATCGCCGGGGCCTGA
- the moeB gene encoding molybdopterin-synthase adenylyltransferase MoeB: protein MAPTFRELLAGVKQEIREVTVDEVKRLLDTRARVKLIDVREADEYAGGRLPGALHIPRGSLELRIEERAGRDEELVVYCAGGTRSALAAKTLKELGYTRVASLAGGYNRWSDATLPVEKPVVLTAEQKERYRRHLSLPEVGEEGQARLMKARVLLMGAGGLGSPAALYLAAAGVGTLGIIDSDVVELSNLQRQVLHTQERQGQPKVVSAKAALEALNPDVDVIAFQERLTSHNVLRVLEGFDLVIDGGDNFPTRYLLNDACLMRGLPNIHGSVFRFEGQVTTFVPGQGPCYRCLYPAPPPPELAPSCAEAGVLGVLPGIIGLLQANEALKLILGRGESLVGRLLTFDALGTRFQELKLRRDSQCPVCAPGTKVELIDYERFCSTSTAA, encoded by the coding sequence ATGGCCCCCACCTTCCGAGAGCTGCTGGCCGGAGTGAAGCAGGAGATTCGCGAAGTCACCGTGGATGAGGTGAAGCGCCTCCTGGACACCCGGGCCCGGGTGAAGCTCATCGATGTCCGGGAAGCGGACGAGTACGCGGGCGGAAGGCTCCCCGGCGCGCTGCACATCCCCCGGGGCTCCCTGGAGCTTCGCATCGAGGAGCGCGCGGGCCGGGACGAGGAGCTCGTCGTCTACTGCGCGGGCGGGACACGCTCGGCGCTGGCGGCGAAGACGCTGAAGGAACTCGGGTACACCCGCGTCGCGTCCCTCGCCGGGGGCTACAACCGCTGGAGCGACGCGACCCTGCCCGTGGAGAAGCCCGTCGTCCTCACCGCCGAGCAGAAGGAGCGCTACCGCCGGCACCTCAGCCTCCCCGAGGTCGGCGAGGAGGGACAGGCGCGGCTCATGAAGGCCCGCGTGCTGCTGATGGGCGCGGGGGGCCTGGGTTCGCCCGCGGCGCTGTACCTGGCGGCGGCGGGCGTGGGGACGCTGGGCATCATCGACTCGGACGTGGTGGAGCTGAGCAACCTCCAGCGTCAGGTGCTGCACACCCAGGAGCGCCAGGGCCAGCCCAAGGTGGTCAGCGCGAAGGCCGCACTGGAAGCGCTCAACCCGGACGTCGACGTCATTGCCTTCCAGGAGCGGCTCACCTCGCACAACGTCCTGCGCGTGCTGGAGGGCTTCGACCTGGTCATCGACGGCGGAGACAACTTCCCTACCCGCTACCTGCTCAACGACGCCTGCCTCATGCGCGGGCTGCCCAACATCCACGGCTCCGTCTTCCGCTTCGAGGGACAGGTGACCACCTTCGTCCCCGGCCAGGGCCCCTGCTACCGCTGCCTCTACCCCGCGCCTCCGCCTCCGGAGCTGGCCCCCTCCTGCGCCGAAGCCGGCGTGCTGGGGGTGCTGCCCGGAATCATCGGACTCCTCCAGGCCAACGAGGCCCTCAAGCTCATCCTCGGCCGGGGTGAGTCCCTCGTCGGCCGGCTCCTCACCTTCGATGCCCTGGGCACCCGCTTCCAGGAGCTCAAGCTGCGCCGGGATTCCCAGTGCCCCGTCTGCGCGCCAGGCACGAAGGTGGAGCTCATCGACTACGAGCGCTTCTGCTCCACCTCCACCGCCGCCTGA
- a CDS encoding deoxynucleoside kinase, with amino-acid sequence MPRSTPRPPSPSAAAPKSSKAKAAAASPEAAAPRARNVVKTKVKPPKGRRFVALAGNIGAGKTTAAKMLSQSFGYELFDEPVIDNRFLRDYYADMSRWSFTLQLEFLIRRVEHHELIHSYRRSCVQDRTLYEDPEIFAKYLHGLGHLTNAELDLYYEYFQRLSRHIIRPDKVICFEVGSVDVLLDRIRSRGREEERGIRPQFLRGLNGYYASFPQVLQEKYGVECLVMDVSKQDIRRGRGREEFLDRVSTFLA; translated from the coding sequence ATGCCTCGTTCCACCCCGCGCCCGCCCTCCCCCTCGGCAGCCGCCCCCAAGTCCTCCAAAGCCAAAGCCGCCGCCGCCAGCCCCGAGGCCGCCGCGCCGCGCGCCCGCAACGTGGTGAAGACGAAGGTGAAGCCGCCCAAGGGCCGGCGCTTCGTGGCGCTTGCGGGCAACATCGGCGCGGGAAAGACGACGGCGGCGAAGATGCTCAGCCAGTCATTCGGCTACGAGCTGTTCGACGAGCCCGTCATCGACAACCGCTTCCTGCGTGACTACTACGCGGACATGTCGCGCTGGTCCTTCACGCTCCAGCTCGAGTTCCTCATCCGTCGCGTGGAGCACCACGAGCTCATCCACTCGTACCGCCGCAGCTGCGTGCAGGACCGCACGCTGTACGAGGACCCGGAGATTTTCGCCAAGTACCTCCACGGCCTGGGGCACCTGACCAACGCGGAGCTGGATTTGTATTACGAGTACTTCCAGCGCCTGTCGCGCCACATCATCCGCCCGGACAAGGTCATCTGCTTCGAGGTGGGAAGCGTGGACGTGCTGCTGGACCGCATCCGCTCGCGCGGCCGTGAGGAAGAGCGGGGCATCCGGCCGCAGTTCCTCCGAGGGCTCAACGGCTACTACGCCTCCTTCCCCCAGGTGCTCCAGGAGAAGTACGGCGTGGAGTGTCTGGTGATGGACGTCTCCAAGCAGGACATCCGCCGCGGACGCGGACGCGAGGAGTTCCTGGACCGCGTCTCCACCTTCCTGGCATGA
- a CDS encoding glycerophosphodiester phosphodiesterase gives MSIQPAFLQGLKPTLHISHRGGAALAPENTMEAFRRAVEVFQTDMLELDVHVTQDGEVVVAHDDTLERCTDGTGPLARYTLAELQKLDAGYGFTPDDGRTFPFRGQGIRIPTLREVLRAFPSLRLNVELKPDVPGHEDVFARLLETEGAVERVCIGSELDTVGERLVARLPHACHFYPRDALASFVIGLRNGESPPEDPRFTVLDMPLYFGELRLVDAQFLRACAARGKWVNVWTVDDPREMQQLIGEGVGGIMTDRPDLLRQRMDATTKPG, from the coding sequence ATGAGTATCCAGCCAGCGTTTCTACAGGGGCTGAAACCCACACTGCATATTTCGCATCGTGGCGGGGCGGCGCTGGCACCCGAGAACACGATGGAAGCCTTCCGCCGAGCGGTGGAAGTCTTCCAGACAGACATGCTGGAGCTGGATGTTCACGTGACGCAGGACGGCGAAGTCGTCGTGGCTCACGATGACACCCTCGAGCGCTGCACGGATGGAACAGGGCCGCTGGCGCGATACACGCTCGCGGAGCTTCAGAAGCTGGACGCCGGGTATGGTTTTACACCAGATGACGGCCGCACCTTCCCGTTCCGCGGCCAAGGCATCCGCATCCCCACGCTGCGTGAGGTGTTGCGCGCCTTCCCTTCCCTGCGACTCAACGTGGAGCTCAAGCCAGACGTGCCCGGCCACGAGGACGTGTTCGCTCGCCTGCTCGAAACCGAGGGGGCGGTGGAGCGCGTCTGCATCGGCAGCGAGCTGGACACGGTGGGAGAGCGACTCGTCGCGAGGCTGCCTCACGCCTGTCATTTCTATCCGCGCGATGCGCTCGCCAGCTTCGTCATCGGCTTGCGCAATGGCGAGTCCCCCCCCGAGGACCCTCGCTTCACGGTGCTCGACATGCCGCTGTACTTCGGCGAGCTGCGACTGGTGGATGCGCAGTTCCTGCGCGCGTGCGCCGCGCGTGGGAAGTGGGTCAACGTCTGGACGGTGGATGACCCACGAGAGATGCAGCAGCTCATCGGGGAAGGCGTCGGCGGCATCATGACCGACAGGCCGGACCTGCTGAGGCAACGAATGGACGCAACCACCAAGCCGGGTTAA
- the tmk gene encoding dTMP kinase: MFIDFEGIDGSGKTTLSNLLAGRLKKLGYRVAHAREGGELRSSTARRVRELTRDSRLLEMAPRTEFFLNLARDAQQLEEVVAPALSRGEVCITDRYLYSQLALSGGGRGLPLSELRPACELAAQGLWPDLVILVDVDPDLARLRKRLGKAQSDRSPESDSRKGLAGAGLAVRMREAFLSLAKEDPRRWLIVENNDVPLRVLEQRLVDAVVARLEGRDTPVQRIVPAPVTAPSPEPLRVEHVEERFFLALDAVELREPSLAVWLLGGLPGLAAHQRRLDFVERFPVLTARGLQGLDDDAAWTLREMLAPRAPVQVASSLVGLGTPRAAMMRERLYVHAPAEVLQGLRGDDSPPSWALRERGVRDGHLAAVLLGLGGVNDDEAWVVREAGMTRGLYTEVARSLGGLTDARAEALREVLLSHDRLAVLRGTLGLDTPVARGLRESLANKAMKLVLRSLTGLSTQEAWALRERGAARTKEALDSVDGMNDPRAWKLRVAHANRWPATVLSSLKGLPLEPEACLLMERILEAHGTRLPVLRNAYSVVAMAATLDARGTVSRAGRPVADVPPQQVEV; the protein is encoded by the coding sequence GTGTTCATCGATTTCGAGGGGATTGATGGCAGCGGCAAGACAACGCTCTCCAACCTTCTGGCCGGAAGGCTGAAGAAGCTCGGCTACCGGGTGGCGCACGCGCGCGAGGGCGGCGAGCTGCGCTCCTCCACGGCCCGGCGAGTGAGGGAGCTGACACGAGACTCGCGGCTTCTGGAGATGGCGCCACGCACGGAGTTCTTCCTCAACCTGGCCAGGGACGCCCAGCAGTTGGAGGAAGTGGTGGCGCCCGCGCTCTCCCGGGGCGAGGTGTGCATCACCGACCGCTACCTGTACTCCCAGCTCGCGCTGAGTGGTGGCGGCCGGGGCCTGCCATTGTCGGAGCTGCGGCCCGCGTGTGAGCTGGCCGCGCAGGGGTTGTGGCCGGACCTGGTCATCCTCGTCGACGTGGACCCGGACCTGGCACGGCTGCGCAAGCGGCTGGGCAAGGCCCAGTCGGACCGAAGCCCGGAGAGCGACAGCCGCAAGGGCCTTGCGGGCGCGGGGCTCGCGGTGCGCATGCGCGAGGCCTTCCTCTCCCTGGCGAAGGAAGACCCCCGGCGCTGGCTCATCGTCGAGAACAACGACGTGCCGCTGCGGGTGTTGGAGCAGCGACTGGTGGACGCGGTGGTGGCGCGATTGGAGGGGCGCGACACGCCCGTGCAGCGCATCGTCCCCGCCCCTGTCACCGCGCCTTCGCCCGAGCCCCTTCGGGTGGAGCACGTGGAAGAGCGCTTCTTCCTGGCGCTGGATGCGGTGGAGCTGCGCGAGCCGTCCCTGGCCGTGTGGCTTCTCGGCGGACTGCCGGGGCTCGCCGCGCATCAGCGCAGGCTGGACTTCGTGGAGCGCTTCCCGGTCCTCACCGCGCGCGGACTCCAAGGGCTCGATGATGATGCCGCGTGGACGCTGCGAGAGATGCTGGCCCCACGGGCGCCCGTCCAGGTGGCCAGCAGCCTCGTGGGCCTGGGCACCCCGCGCGCGGCGATGATGCGTGAGCGGCTCTATGTCCACGCGCCCGCGGAGGTCCTCCAGGGACTGAGGGGTGATGACTCGCCCCCAAGCTGGGCCCTGCGCGAGCGGGGCGTGAGGGATGGACACCTGGCGGCGGTGCTCCTGGGCCTGGGCGGCGTGAACGATGACGAGGCCTGGGTGGTGCGGGAGGCGGGCATGACGCGCGGGCTGTACACCGAGGTGGCGCGCAGCCTGGGTGGGCTGACCGACGCTCGGGCCGAAGCGCTGCGCGAGGTGCTGCTGTCGCACGACAGGCTGGCGGTGCTGCGCGGGACACTGGGGCTGGACACGCCCGTGGCGAGAGGTCTGCGCGAGTCGCTGGCGAACAAGGCGATGAAGCTGGTGCTGCGCTCGTTGACGGGGCTCTCCACCCAGGAAGCGTGGGCCCTGCGTGAGCGCGGCGCGGCCCGGACGAAGGAGGCACTCGACTCGGTGGACGGGATGAACGACCCGCGCGCGTGGAAGCTGCGCGTGGCCCACGCGAATCGCTGGCCCGCCACCGTGCTCTCCTCGCTCAAGGGGCTGCCGCTGGAGCCCGAGGCGTGCTTGCTGATGGAGCGCATCCTCGAGGCACACGGCACGCGGCTGCCCGTGCTGCGCAACGCGTACTCGGTCGTCGCCATGGCGGCGACGCTCGACGCACGGGGGACGGTGTCCCGTGCAGGCCGACCGGTGGCGGATGTGCCCCCGCAACAGGTCGAGGTCTAG